From the genome of Halorussus caseinilyticus, one region includes:
- the nhaC gene encoding Na+/H+ antiporter NhaC, with protein sequence MASLDFEPLTYGELSPERRPTLAQALVPVLGVVVFLGIGSGYLELAPHGPLLWSIVLTGLVGYYWIGLSWDDLYDGIADSLLMGLQAVLILFVIYALIATWVSAGTIPGLMYYGLSILTPEVFLPATAILAAAVAFSIGSSWTTAGTLGVAFVGIGSGLGIPEPMTAGAILSGAYAGDKQSPLSDTTNLAAAVTNTDLYDHIRAMRTGTALALGISLVLYALLGLRAGGAIPAGQVAEIQGALAGTYDLSPLVFLPLVVTFGLALYGSPALPSLVAGVFAGVFTTILVQGVGFTAAWDVFLNGTAPETGTKLVNDLLAAGGVSGSAWTISVVVAALSLGGLLEGMGVLAVLAHYLARGVRSATGLVVSTGASAILVNLFSAQQYMAIVVPGMTLRNLYDEYDLESRNLSRAVEAAGTPTGALIPWHAGAVYMASVFGVATLEYAPYYFFGFLSPLVLFVTTLLGWNTTRQESPQSETPVSADD encoded by the coding sequence ATGGCTTCGCTCGACTTCGAACCGCTCACGTACGGAGAACTGTCGCCCGAGCGACGGCCGACGCTGGCGCAGGCGCTCGTGCCCGTCCTCGGCGTCGTCGTCTTCCTCGGAATCGGGTCGGGGTACCTCGAACTCGCGCCCCACGGTCCCCTGCTCTGGAGCATCGTCCTGACCGGACTGGTCGGCTACTACTGGATTGGTCTCTCGTGGGACGACCTCTACGACGGCATCGCCGACAGCCTCCTGATGGGGTTACAGGCCGTCCTCATCCTGTTCGTCATCTACGCGCTCATCGCAACGTGGGTCAGCGCGGGGACGATTCCCGGCCTGATGTACTACGGCCTGTCGATACTCACGCCGGAGGTGTTCCTGCCCGCGACCGCGATTCTGGCGGCCGCAGTCGCGTTCTCAATCGGGTCGTCGTGGACCACCGCGGGGACGCTCGGCGTCGCGTTCGTCGGCATCGGGTCGGGGCTGGGAATCCCCGAACCCATGACCGCGGGCGCGATTCTCAGCGGCGCGTACGCCGGTGACAAGCAGTCGCCGCTCTCGGACACGACCAACCTCGCGGCCGCGGTCACGAACACCGACCTCTACGACCACATCCGAGCGATGCGGACCGGCACCGCGCTGGCACTCGGCATCTCGCTGGTTCTCTACGCCCTGCTCGGACTCCGGGCCGGTGGGGCGATTCCGGCCGGACAGGTCGCCGAGATTCAGGGCGCGCTGGCGGGCACCTACGACCTCTCGCCGCTGGTGTTCCTGCCGCTGGTCGTCACCTTCGGTCTCGCGCTCTACGGCTCCCCCGCGCTCCCGTCGCTCGTCGCGGGCGTCTTCGCTGGCGTGTTCACCACGATTCTCGTGCAGGGCGTCGGCTTCACCGCCGCGTGGGACGTGTTCCTGAACGGGACCGCACCCGAGACCGGCACGAAACTCGTGAACGACCTGCTGGCCGCCGGGGGCGTCTCCGGGTCCGCGTGGACAATCTCGGTCGTCGTCGCCGCGCTCTCGCTCGGCGGTCTACTGGAGGGGATGGGCGTCCTCGCGGTGCTAGCCCACTACCTCGCGCGGGGCGTCCGGAGTGCAACCGGCCTCGTCGTGAGTACCGGCGCGTCCGCGATTCTGGTCAACCTCTTCTCGGCACAGCAGTACATGGCGATTGTGGTGCCCGGTATGACCCTCCGAAACCTCTACGACGAGTACGACCTCGAAAGCCGGAACCTCTCGCGGGCGGTCGAGGCCGCCGGGACGCCCACGGGCGCGCTCATCCCGTGGCACGCTGGCGCGGTCTACATGGCCAGCGTCTTCGGCGTGGCGACCCTCGAATACGCCCCGTACTACTTCTTCGGGTTCCTCTCGCCGCTGGTGCTGTTCGTGACGACGTTACTCGGGTGGAACACGACCAGACAGGAGTCCCCGCAGTCAGAGACACCGGTTTCTGCGGACGACTGA
- a CDS encoding dipeptide epimerase — MSLETHFERVTLPLENAFTISRGTQETAENVVVRVEDDDGTAGVGAAAPSEHYGETAATVEAVLPDLLEVVEEVGDPHQLDRIERRMRETVARNPAARCAVSIALHDLVAKRADLPLYRYWGLDPDETVPTSYTIGIDSTEKMAEKTETAVERGYSVLKVKVGTDRDEEIVSTVRDHAPDATIRVDANEAWSPREAVRKIDRLADYDLEFVEQPVAAANPEGMRFVRERAALPIAADESCVTLPDIPRIADKADIANLKLMKCGGLREAKRMIHAARAHGLEVMLGCMIESNAAIAAAAHLAPLLDYADLDGSLLLAEDEYAGVPMPEGEIDLAGMERPGTGARRE, encoded by the coding sequence GTGAGCCTCGAAACCCACTTCGAGCGCGTCACGCTCCCGCTGGAAAACGCCTTCACCATCTCGCGCGGGACCCAAGAGACCGCCGAGAACGTCGTCGTCCGAGTCGAGGACGACGACGGGACCGCGGGCGTCGGCGCGGCCGCTCCCTCCGAACACTACGGCGAGACCGCCGCCACCGTGGAAGCCGTCCTCCCCGACCTCCTCGAAGTCGTCGAGGAAGTCGGCGACCCCCACCAACTCGACCGCATCGAGCGCCGAATGCGCGAGACGGTCGCGCGCAACCCGGCCGCGAGGTGCGCGGTCAGCATCGCGCTCCACGACTTGGTGGCCAAGCGCGCGGACCTGCCGCTGTACCGCTACTGGGGACTCGACCCCGACGAGACGGTCCCGACCTCCTACACCATCGGCATCGACTCCACCGAGAAGATGGCCGAGAAGACCGAGACCGCGGTCGAACGCGGCTACTCCGTCCTGAAGGTGAAGGTCGGCACCGACCGCGACGAGGAAATCGTCTCGACGGTCCGCGACCACGCGCCCGACGCGACCATCCGCGTGGACGCGAACGAGGCGTGGTCGCCGCGCGAAGCGGTCCGGAAGATAGACCGCCTCGCGGACTACGACCTCGAGTTCGTGGAGCAACCCGTCGCGGCCGCGAATCCCGAGGGAATGCGGTTCGTCCGGGAGCGCGCGGCGCTCCCCATCGCGGCCGACGAGTCGTGCGTCACCCTGCCCGACATCCCTCGAATCGCCGACAAAGCCGACATCGCCAACCTGAAACTCATGAAGTGCGGCGGTCTCCGGGAGGCCAAGCGGATGATTCACGCCGCGCGCGCCCACGGACTCGAAGTCATGCTCGGGTGCATGATAGAGTCCAACGCCGCTATCGCGGCGGCGGCCCACCTCGCGCCACTGCTTGACTACGCCGACCTCGACGGGTCGCTGTTGCTCGCCGAAGACGAGTACGCGGGCGTCCCGATGCCCGAGGGAGAAATCGACCTCGCCGGGATGGAGCGACCGGGGACCGGCGCGCGCCGGGAGTGA